GAGCAGCATGTCCACGGCCCGGTGGGCGCCGTTGGTCTCGTGGAAGAAGTTCTTCCGCATGCCTCTGGAGATGTAGCCCTCCTCGTCGGCGGGGCCGAGCTCCTCGGAGCGCATCAGCTTGCCGACCAGGGTCGCCATGGCGGGCAGGGCCTTGCGCATGCCCCGGGCGCTGTCCGAGACCTTGACGATAAAGGTCTTCGCGGCGTAGAGCTCCACACCGGGGTTCTCCTCGTACATGCCGGTCAGGGTGGGGATGCCCAGTTCCTCGGCCACGGCGGCGCTGATGTCGCCGCAGGCGAAGCCGTAGCGGCCTGCGTTGAAGGCCGGTCCGGCCACGAACAGGTCGGGCTCGTTGGCCTTGATCATCTCCAGGCACCTGGCCCGGGCCTCGTCGGTGTGCTCGCCGTAGAAGCTGTCGCCGCAGATGACGGTGGCCTCCACCTTGGCGTCGCCGCCGAGGAGCTTCTCCATCTGCTGGGCCGGCCCCACGGCGCCGTCGCGGATCTCCGGCGGGGTGTGGGCCTGCTCCTCGCCGCCCATTCCCGCAAAGAACTGATTGATATAGTAGACAATGGTATATGCCATCGTTGTTCCTCCTTCCTTCCGGGCCCTAGACCCAGCGGGCGCCGATCCGGCTGAAGCCGAGCTCGTTGGTGGAGCCGATCACGGCCTGCAGCTCCGTGTAGATGGAGCCGTCCTCGCGCAGGCTCTCCTCGGCGCCGCCGGAGAGATTCCGGATGGCCTCGGGGAAACCGATGACCTTCTCCATGGCGGGGAGCTCCACCATCTCGTTGACGTTGCCGGCGGAGACGAAGGCGTCGATCTCCGGGGTGGCGTCGGCCAGGCCCTGGCTGGCGCCGTCGGTGCCGGCCGCCTCGTCGGAGACGATCACCGTCTTCATCCCCAGCTCCTCGCACTTCTTGGCGTTCAGGCAGAGATCCGTATCGGGGTTGCCGTAGCCCTCCTCGGTGATCACCACGCCGTCGGCGCCGAGGTTCCTGGCCAGCGACGCGTTGAAGGAGGTGGCCCGGTCCTTGCCGGCCATCCTGGTGTCCTCGGTGGTGGGGATCACGCCGAGGAAGTTGACCTCCCTGCCGTGCCGTTCGTAGAGGTCGGTCACCACGGGGTCGTTGACGTGGTGGTAGGTGGTGTTCTTGTCACAGGCGGAGACACAGTTGCCGGAGACCATGGCCCCGTCGAGGATCTCGTTGGGGTGCACCAGCGTAGGCAGGGAGTGCTTCATGTCCACGCCGTAGAGGTAGGTGTCGTGCAGCAGCCCCTGGGTGATGGACATGCAGACATGGACGATCTTGGGCAGCTCGGGATACCTGGCGCTCTCCTCGGCGATGGTGCCCTTCTCGTAGACCTTCACCTCATCGGCCGCCGTCTCCCTGCACTGCTCTGCCAGGTAGACGCCGAGCTTCAGCCCGGCCACGCGGAGGGCCTCCTCGTACTGGTGCGGGTCCAGCCCCTCCCGGGGAGTGGCCAGCATCACCAGGTTGTTGGTCTCCGAGAAGGGGTTGTACCGGGCGCCGGGGCCCGACATGTCGATCAGTCCCTCCTGGATCCCCACAATGGGCCCGCAGGTGATCACGTTGGCGCCCTGGAGCACCACGGTCTTGCCGTTACCGACGGTCTCCTCGGGCGCGCAGAAACCAGGGAAGTACCCCTCGCCGCCTTCCAGCTTGCAGCGCGGCTCGATGGCGTCCTTCACCGGGATGATCCGGACGCTCTCGCCCGGCCTGGCCAGATCGAGATCGATCTCCACAAAGCGCTCGTCGTCGGAGACCATGGAGACGGCCTCCTCCCTGTCCACATAGAGAACACCCTGATCGACGCGCGTTGCCTCGCCCCACTGGATGTCCTTCACATGGACCCTGTGCTGCTCCAGTCGCATGTCTTCGTCCCCCTTCACCAATAAACCGAAAGCCTTCAACCAGTCCGCCTGGAGCGGACCCCTTGTGTGCTACGGCAAGTATAGAGAGAATGTGCCTCCGGGAGCATTGTTCAAACGCACAGATAGCACTGGCGCCAGCCGCTGATTTTTTGGCGTCTGCCCTATATGCGCTATACTCGGTGGGGGAAATCCGACAGAGGGGGGAGAGGCATGCTCGACAAGTTCGCCCAGCAGATCGCCGACAGCACCGAGGAGGTCATCGGCTACCACGTGCTGCTCACCGACCGCGACGGCGTCGTGGTGGGCAGCAGCGAACGGGAACGGGTGGGAGGCAGCCATCAGCCATCGCTGCAGGTCATCGCCAGGCAGGAGGAGCTCTACACCGACCCCGAGACCGCCCGGGATATGGAGGGCGTCAAACCGGGCGTGACCCTGCCCATCCGGCTGGCCGGCGCGGTGGTGGGGTCCATCGCTCTGGCCGGCACCTACGGGGAGGTGGCCCAGTACGGCCATCTGGTGCAGCGCCACGCCGAGATCTATCTGCGGGAGCGGGTGCTGGCCGAGTCGGCCGCCTTCCGGGAGCGGGCCCTGGCCGAGATGCTCCAGGAGATCGCCTCCTTCAACCCCGCCGAGCGGGATGTCTCGCTGCTGGTCACCCGGGGGCACGAACTGGGCTTCGACCTCACCCGCCCCCGGATCGCACTGGTGGTGGCGGTGGACAACATCGGCGACCTGGCGCCGGGCTCCTTCAGACTGGGCGCCCCTGCGGAGAACGAGGTGCAGCAGCAGGCACTGCGGCGGGAGCTGCAGCAGCGCATCCGCAGCGTCTTCCCCAACCGCCAGGATCTGCTCTGCGCGGGCGGCGAAGGGGAGTTCGCCCTCCTCCATCTGCTGCCCCGCCGCTTCCGGGTGGAACGCTTTCTGGAGGATCTGATGGAACGCTGCCGGGGATTGCACACACAGCTCACCGGCCGGAGCTGTGTCGCCTACATCGGCATCGGCACCATCGCCTACCGGCCGGAGGAGCTCCGGCGGAGCTACCACAGCGCCTGGAAGGCCCTCAGCCTGGGCAGGCGGGAGCGACAGCATCCCGGCGTCTACAACATCGACAGCTTCCTCTTCGAGGATCTGATCTCCACCGTCAACCGGGAGACCTGCCGCCACTTCATCGACCAGGTACTCATCCCGCTGCGCAGGCAGAACGACTGGGACGACCTGGCCCAGACCTTCCTGGCCTGGTGCGACGCCCCCTGCAGGCCCGGCGAGGTGGCCGCGGCCCTCAACATCCACCGCAACACCCTGGCCTACCGGCTGGACAAGATCCAGCGCATCAGCGGTATCGACCCCCGGAGCTTCCGCCAGGCCACGCTGCTCTACCTGGCCATCCGGCTGCACCGCCTGACCGGCGGGGAGCCGGGGGCGGCGGAACCCCGCAACGACCGATGAACCGGTCTACTCCTCGTGCTGTTCCTCGCCCAGGACCTCCCGGAAGAGACCGTCCCGGAAGCCCGGCGTGTAGCGCCCCTTGCCGCGGCTGCGTTCGCCGAAGAGGATGGCGTTCACCGGACAGACGGTGATGCAGCGCATGCAGCGCAGGCAGTCGTTGCCCCGGACAAAGCGAGCCTTGCCTTCCTCCATCACCAGATTGTCGTCGGGACAGTCCATGACACAGCGTTTGCAGCCGATACAGCGGTCGCGCTCCACCTTGAAGCCCCGGTAGAGCCGGCCCTCCATCACATGCTTGGCGAAGGCCCCGACCAGCCTGGGAACCAGGCGGATCGATCCGGGATCGCCGAAGGGCGCTTCCGCAAAGCGGCCGAGCGCCCCGTCCACCTGGGCGGCAAAGCCATCCAGCTTCCGGGGCAGTTCCGGATCCACGGCAACCATCCGCCTGTAGACCGGGTGTTCCCTGTGGAAAAAGGTCCGGGCGCCGTTGGAGGGACAGGCAAAGCTGGTCCGCGCCACCGTAAGGATGTTGCGCTCCTCCAGCCGCCGGGCCATACGGGTGAGGGCGTTGCCCGTCGCCCAGGCGTGGGTGGAGAATACAAAGGCCAGCACGGGGCGGGCCTGCTCGGGCAGACGCTCCAGAAAATCCTCGAGAATGCGGGGATAGTGCAGCCCGTAGGAGGGGAAGCCCACCCCCAGGGCGACACCCTCCAGCGAGGGGATCTCCAGTCCTTCTATGGACAGCGCCTCCGCCTCGTGCCCCCGCGCATGCAGACAGCGTGCGATCTCCCGGGCGACACGGGCCGTATTGCCGGTGCCCGAAAAGTAGGCGACAAGAATCTTCATCGAAACCACCATACCTTCTATGGAGAGACTTCCTCAATTGTATACGATTGGGCTCGCAAGGGCAGCCCACAGTTGCATGATACACCCTGACAAGGCATCATGGGGCCATGGATTCGCTCCACACACAGACGGAACAAAGGAGTGGTTATCGTGACAGCAGCAGGAAAGGCAGGCGGAGCGAAGCCGCGGGAAACGCTGCTCCAGACGCTGCGGCGGATCGACGGCCGCGGCTATAAGGCCTACAAGGACATCCAGGGCGCCTACGACCTCGGCGGGGTGTTGCTTTTCATCGACCATGTGCAGGGCGACCCCTTCGCGGCGCCGTCGCACCTGCGCCTCCGGATGCCCCGGGAGCTCGCCGGCATCCCGGAGCACCTGGACACCAACCGGGTGCGCACCGTGGCCGCCGAGGACTATCTGGCCCGGCAGGTCTACCGATGGATCGGCCGTGTGGCCACCTCACGGGGCGGCAGCGGCAAGAGCGGCAACGTCTCCATCGACGCCGGCAGGCAGGAGGTCATCGAGCGGACGGCGGTCCGGCTCACCCCCCACTGGGTGGAAGCCAGGATCCAGGTGGGCCTGCCCGCCGACGGACGAAAGGTGCGGGGCCACCACGCCGCGGAGATCCTCACCGAACAGCTCCCCGAGATCGCCCGGCAGAGCCTGGCATGGGCCAACCTCCCCCGTGAGGAGGCCGAGCGCTTCGTGGACTGCCTGGAAAACCGGGAGGCCATCCGCACCCAGCTGGACGAGCTGGGCTGCGTGGCCTTTGTCCCCGACGGAGCCGTGCTGCCCAGGGAGAGCGGCGCTTCGGAGCGCCCCATGAGCCGGGAGAAGGCCGTGCCTTTCCGGTCGCCGCCGTCGTTCCGGCGGGAGCTCGCCCTTCCCCACCCGGCCGGCGAGCCCTACGGTCCGGACAGGACCATCACCGGCATGGCCGTCCCCGAAGGGGTCACCCTCATCGTCGGCGGCGGCTTCCACGGCAAGTCCACCCTGCTGGAGGCCCTCTCCCACGGCATCTATCCCCACATCCCCGGCGACGGCCGGGAGTACGCGGTCACCCGGAACGACGGCGTCAAGATCCGCGCCGAGGACGGGCGGAGCGTCGCCGGCGTGGACATCTCGCCCTTTATCAACCACCTGCCGGGGAGACAGGACACGGGGGACTTCTCCACCGAGGACGCCAGCGGCAGCACCAGCCAGGCCGCCTCCATCGTCGAGGCCATGGAGGCCGGATCGAAACTGCTGCTCATCGACGAGGACACCTCGGCCACCAACTTCATGATCCGCGACG
The sequence above is a segment of the Synergistales bacterium genome. Coding sequences within it:
- a CDS encoding glycine/sarcosine/betaine reductase component B subunit; the encoded protein is MRLEQHRVHVKDIQWGEATRVDQGVLYVDREEAVSMVSDDERFVEIDLDLARPGESVRIIPVKDAIEPRCKLEGGEGYFPGFCAPEETVGNGKTVVLQGANVITCGPIVGIQEGLIDMSGPGARYNPFSETNNLVMLATPREGLDPHQYEEALRVAGLKLGVYLAEQCRETAADEVKVYEKGTIAEESARYPELPKIVHVCMSITQGLLHDTYLYGVDMKHSLPTLVHPNEILDGAMVSGNCVSACDKNTTYHHVNDPVVTDLYERHGREVNFLGVIPTTEDTRMAGKDRATSFNASLARNLGADGVVITEEGYGNPDTDLCLNAKKCEELGMKTVIVSDEAAGTDGASQGLADATPEIDAFVSAGNVNEMVELPAMEKVIGFPEAIRNLSGGAEESLREDGSIYTELQAVIGSTNELGFSRIGARWV
- a CDS encoding helix-turn-helix domain-containing protein: MLDKFAQQIADSTEEVIGYHVLLTDRDGVVVGSSERERVGGSHQPSLQVIARQEELYTDPETARDMEGVKPGVTLPIRLAGAVVGSIALAGTYGEVAQYGHLVQRHAEIYLRERVLAESAAFRERALAEMLQEIASFNPAERDVSLLVTRGHELGFDLTRPRIALVVAVDNIGDLAPGSFRLGAPAENEVQQQALRRELQQRIRSVFPNRQDLLCAGGEGEFALLHLLPRRFRVERFLEDLMERCRGLHTQLTGRSCVAYIGIGTIAYRPEELRRSYHSAWKALSLGRRERQHPGVYNIDSFLFEDLISTVNRETCRHFIDQVLIPLRRQNDWDDLAQTFLAWCDAPCRPGEVAAALNIHRNTLAYRLDKIQRISGIDPRSFRQATLLYLAIRLHRLTGGEPGAAEPRNDR
- a CDS encoding EFR1 family ferrodoxin (N-terminal region resembles flavodoxins. C-terminal ferrodoxin region binds two 4Fe-4S clusters.): MKILVAYFSGTGNTARVAREIARCLHARGHEAEALSIEGLEIPSLEGVALGVGFPSYGLHYPRILEDFLERLPEQARPVLAFVFSTHAWATGNALTRMARRLEERNILTVARTSFACPSNGARTFFHREHPVYRRMVAVDPELPRKLDGFAAQVDGALGRFAEAPFGDPGSIRLVPRLVGAFAKHVMEGRLYRGFKVERDRCIGCKRCVMDCPDDNLVMEEGKARFVRGNDCLRCMRCITVCPVNAILFGERSRGKGRYTPGFRDGLFREVLGEEQHEE
- a CDS encoding ABC-ATPase domain-containing protein; protein product: MGPWIRSTHRRNKGVVIVTAAGKAGGAKPRETLLQTLRRIDGRGYKAYKDIQGAYDLGGVLLFIDHVQGDPFAAPSHLRLRMPRELAGIPEHLDTNRVRTVAAEDYLARQVYRWIGRVATSRGGSGKSGNVSIDAGRQEVIERTAVRLTPHWVEARIQVGLPADGRKVRGHHAAEILTEQLPEIARQSLAWANLPREEAERFVDCLENREAIRTQLDELGCVAFVPDGAVLPRESGASERPMSREKAVPFRSPPSFRRELALPHPAGEPYGPDRTITGMAVPEGVTLIVGGGFHGKSTLLEALSHGIYPHIPGDGREYAVTRNDGVKIRAEDGRSVAGVDISPFINHLPGRQDTGDFSTEDASGSTSQAASIVEAMEAGSKLLLIDEDTSATNFMIRDARMQRLVHSDEEPITPFVDRVRELSEQFGVSTVLVMGGCGDYFDTADQVIMMKEYLPEDKTAASKEIAAARPSERMRDAARPLEAITRRIPLPRSVTKGLVPKGRKPAKIKTKGLDEILFGREVINLRLVEQLADPNQAAAVAQALSLLADRILDGTRTTQEALEAFETLLDSEGVDTLGKRQGEHPGNYVRPRGLEVAAALNRLRTLQVTQR